A DNA window from Meleagris gallopavo isolate NT-WF06-2002-E0010 breed Aviagen turkey brand Nicholas breeding stock unplaced genomic scaffold, Turkey_5.1 ChrUn_random_7180001874198, whole genome shotgun sequence contains the following coding sequences:
- the LOC104916180 gene encoding cell division control protein 6 homolog, with translation LLGRGSPSPGHRDVRLRRPVTQSFPSAGDDNLCNVPHATPCSPAKRCKENRGCRVLFGDPTASPGKQNAPGPSVLQRGQETPQGSGRSAGPTRSRLFRQEGTCYQQAKRVLHAAVPERLHGREQEAAAIRQFLREHVAARRPGSLYIAGAPGTGKTACVSCVLRDCKDELAGSRSAVLNCMALSSAHAVFPAVAEQLGLPTAGAGGRELARRL, from the exons GCTCCTCGGTcggggcagccccagccctgggcaccgTGATGTGAGGCTGCGGCGTCCGGTCACACAAAGCTTCCCTTCTGCAGGCGACGACAACCTGTGCAATGTGCCCCACGCCACGCCCTGCTCCCCGGCCAAGCGCTGCAAGGAGAACCGCGGCTGCCGAGTGCTCTTCGGGGACCCCACGGCCTCCCCAGGAAAGCAGAACGCCCCAGGGCCGTCCGTGCTGCAGCGCGGGCAGGAGACGCCGCAGGGCTCGGGGCGCAGCGCAGGGCCCACCCGCAGCCGCCTCTTCAGGCAGGAAG GCACGTGCTACCAGCAGGCGAAGCGTGTGCTGCACGCGGCGGTGCCCGAGCGCCTGCACGGCCgggagcaggaggcagctgcCATCCGGCAGTTCCTGCGGGAGCACGTGGCTGCACGCCGCCCCGGCAGCCTCTACATTGCAGGAGCACCCGGCACTGGGAAAACAGCGTGTGTGAGCTGCGTGCTGCGTGACTGCAAG GATGAGCTGGCGGGCAGTCGCAGCGCGGTGCTGAACTGCATGGCGCTGAGCAGCGCCCACGCCGTGTTCCCTGCGGTGGCggagcagctggggctgcccaCGGCCGGGGCAGGCGGCAGGGAGCTGGCACGGCGGCTGGA